Part of the Nostoc sp. ATCC 53789 genome, AAATTATCGAATAAATAATGAAACCTCTTGATAGTCTAACCACACCAGCGTTGCTGCAAACTCTGCAATTAATTGCTCAACCCACAAAAACTTTAGAAAAGTATGCTGCGAAGTACGGTGATATTTTCACAATGCGGGTAATGGGTTTAAAGTCGCCACCAATAGTATTTTTTAGCTATCCCCAAGCAATTAGTGATTGTTTTGCCATCCCTGCACACAAGTTAGATTTTAAGAAAGCAACCCATGTGTTTAAACCCTTATTTGGAGAGAATTCTATTGTATTTCAAGAAGCGCGATCGCACCAACAACAACGGCAGCTATTATTACCAGCATTTCATGGCGATAATTTAAAATCTTATGGACAAGCAATTTGCCAAATTACTGAAGAACTTACACAAAGTTGGACATCAGGTACAGATATTTGTATACACCAATTAATGTCACATATCACTTTAGAAATTATCTTACAAGTGGTATTTGGTATTACTCATGGTGTGCGTTACCAACAATTAAAAGAACAATTGAGTTCTTTATTAGAAGACGTAACTAAACCTTGGTATTCTAGCTTGTTTTTCTTTCCTTTGCTGCAACAAGATTTAGGCGCATGGAGTCCTTGGGGAATTTTCTTAAAAAGACGAGAGCAAATTGACAAACTCATCTATGCAGAAATTTCTGAAAGACGTTGGCAAAATGATGCTGCGTGTACAGATATTCTCAGTATGCTGATGTCAGCACGTGACGTAAATGGCCAACAGATGACAGATCAGGAATTACGCGATCAACTAGTTTCATTATTGCTGTTAGGTTATGAAACTACATCTGGTGTATTAGCCTGGATATTTTATTTAATTCACTCTCATCCAGAGGTTAAACATCGGCTAATGCAAGAACTAAATACCTTGGACAATCTCACAAATCCTGAAGCGATTACACAATTACCTTATCTCACCGCCGTCTGTCAAGAAACACTGCGAATTCATCCTATTGCTTTAATTTGCACACCACGAATGGTAAAAGAACCAGTGGAAATTATGGGGCATAAATTTACATCAGAAACAGTTTTAGTTCCATGTATTCATTTAGCACATCGCCGAACAGACACTTACCCAAAACCAGAACAGTTTCGTCCAGAAAGATTCCTCAACCAAAAATTTTCACCTTACGAATATTTACCCTTTGGTGGAGGTTATCGCGGTTGCATTGGTGCAGCCTTTTCTATGTATAAACTAAAATTAGTAACAGCCATAATATTATCTCGCTTTGAATTAAGCCTTACTGATAAACGTCCAGTGCATCCAGTCCGTCGTGGTATTACAATTGTCCCTAGCGGCGGTGTAAAAATGGTTGTTACTAAAAAAGCAAAATTTAAAAGACAAACAATACTTTCTACTTGATTACTCAATCTTCCGATTTGCATATACCTAAATACAGATCCGCTCCTTAGCATATAGCCTTTACAGTAACTAGTAAGAGGACATTTAGGAGATTACTAATTCATGCCTGATGAGCATCGGTTGGAGGAAAAATTTTTATCCCAGGAAGCTGAAAGAAGAATATCTGAAAAGCTAGATGACGCGGAAAAAATAGAAATAGATGTACAAACCGATCTGTTAAAAATAGTTCAGGGACAAGCGGATGGAGTTTCGGTTGTAGGACAAGGATTAGTAATCCAAGAAGATATTCGCGTACAAGAAATACAACTGCAAACAGATAGTATTTCCATCAATCCTTTCAGCGCTCTTTTGGGTCAAATAGAACTCACTGAACCAGTCAATACCATAGCTCGTATTATACTTACAGAAACCGATATTAACCGCACCTTGGCATCAGACTTTGTTAGCAGCCAGATGCAAAATTTTGATTTGGATGTAGACGGTAAAATTGTGAGTTTTGAGGCCCAAAAAATTGAGATATTTTTACCTGGTGATGGGAAAATAGAATGTAAGGGAAGAGTGCTGTTAAAAGAGAGGGGAAATACTCGCCCTTTGGCTTACACTGCGATCGCACGTCCACGCACACATTCACAACCCGCGATGCTGGAAAGTTTTAACTGCACTGAGGGAGGAGGAATTTCTATAGAATTAGTTACAGCTTTAATGCAGAAAGCAAAAGAATTAATGAACATACCATATTTTAAATGGGAAGATATGGTGTTTCATATTAAAGATATAACAGTAGAAATTGGTAGTTTAATACT contains:
- a CDS encoding cytochrome P450, which produces MKPLDSLTTPALLQTLQLIAQPTKTLEKYAAKYGDIFTMRVMGLKSPPIVFFSYPQAISDCFAIPAHKLDFKKATHVFKPLFGENSIVFQEARSHQQQRQLLLPAFHGDNLKSYGQAICQITEELTQSWTSGTDICIHQLMSHITLEIILQVVFGITHGVRYQQLKEQLSSLLEDVTKPWYSSLFFFPLLQQDLGAWSPWGIFLKRREQIDKLIYAEISERRWQNDAACTDILSMLMSARDVNGQQMTDQELRDQLVSLLLLGYETTSGVLAWIFYLIHSHPEVKHRLMQELNTLDNLTNPEAITQLPYLTAVCQETLRIHPIALICTPRMVKEPVEIMGHKFTSETVLVPCIHLAHRRTDTYPKPEQFRPERFLNQKFSPYEYLPFGGGYRGCIGAAFSMYKLKLVTAIILSRFELSLTDKRPVHPVRRGITIVPSGGVKMVVTKKAKFKRQTILST
- a CDS encoding DUF2993 domain-containing protein — protein: MPDEHRLEEKFLSQEAERRISEKLDDAEKIEIDVQTDLLKIVQGQADGVSVVGQGLVIQEDIRVQEIQLQTDSISINPFSALLGQIELTEPVNTIARIILTETDINRTLASDFVSSQMQNFDLDVDGKIVSFEAQKIEIFLPGDGKIECKGRVLLKERGNTRPLAYTAIARPRTHSQPAMLESFNCTEGGGISIELVTALMQKAKELMNIPYFKWEDMVFHIKDITVEIGSLILMVETQVRQIPSSSILPSS